A single region of the Austwickia chelonae genome encodes:
- a CDS encoding YhgE/Pip domain-containing protein: MRSHRLALAELLRLTSAPMIRIALVALVLIPSLYAGLYLYANRDPYARLSSMPAAIVSEDQGATLANGERIQLGKEIAEQLAKTKKFDWSVIDRESATQGVKDETYHFAVIIPSGFSADLSSVGTGNPRQAHLEQITNDANGYLTRTISNQVIAEITKSIASKLSSTTASKMLDGFNDIRVNLTTASDGAVKLSDGTTQLLDGQKKLRDGTEKLVDGTTKAHKGSQELAQGAGKLSQGMGKLADGTAELPAKTRQLADGARKVADGNAQVAAAGKQLAEGAKQIDSSRSTLKTDLAARLDAIDKANKAAEKPDPAITEATKAARQALTDVDGRLNTISGKVTSTSGKLGQLSTGSTAVADGAEKLAGASVKLSDGIKEARTGSNKLADGARKMTVGLAKLDDGAHKLHDGTGKAVQGVEKLDEGAHKLGDGLKGGVNKIPATTPEQRSAAAQVMGAPVAIERAAAAEAENYGAGLAPFFLALSLWIGAYTLFLVVRPVSLRAVVANQPGWRIAFSGWLTPALLGTCQAVAVFLLIGWGLGFRMDKPIPTVLFLIGVSCVYVAILLALASRFGAVGKFVGLVFMVLQLVSAGGTFPWQTLPEPLQIVHHLAPMSYAVEGLRHLMYGGPLHRMPMIVAVLFAYWLLAMIATRWAALRLRIWTARRIKPDLQL, translated from the coding sequence GTGAGGAGCCATCGACTCGCCCTGGCGGAACTGCTCCGTCTGACTTCGGCGCCCATGATCCGGATCGCTCTCGTGGCTCTGGTCCTGATCCCCAGCTTGTACGCAGGCCTCTACCTGTACGCCAACCGCGACCCCTATGCCCGGCTGTCGAGCATGCCCGCCGCCATCGTTTCCGAGGACCAAGGCGCCACCCTCGCGAACGGCGAACGCATCCAGCTCGGGAAGGAGATTGCCGAGCAACTGGCCAAGACGAAGAAATTCGACTGGTCTGTCATCGACCGTGAGAGTGCCACCCAGGGCGTCAAGGACGAGACCTACCACTTCGCCGTCATCATTCCTTCAGGGTTCTCCGCCGATCTGTCCTCGGTGGGCACCGGAAACCCCAGGCAGGCTCATCTCGAACAGATCACCAATGACGCCAACGGATACCTGACCCGCACCATCTCCAACCAGGTCATCGCGGAGATCACCAAGTCGATCGCCTCCAAACTGTCCTCCACGACGGCCAGCAAGATGCTCGACGGATTCAACGACATCCGGGTCAACCTCACCACGGCCTCGGACGGTGCCGTCAAACTCTCCGATGGCACCACCCAACTCCTCGACGGGCAGAAGAAACTCCGCGATGGCACCGAAAAACTCGTCGATGGCACCACCAAAGCCCATAAAGGAAGCCAAGAACTTGCCCAAGGGGCTGGAAAGCTCAGCCAAGGCATGGGCAAACTCGCCGACGGAACGGCCGAATTGCCCGCGAAAACACGTCAACTCGCCGACGGAGCACGCAAAGTCGCCGACGGCAATGCGCAGGTCGCAGCTGCCGGAAAACAGCTCGCTGAAGGTGCGAAACAGATCGACAGCTCCCGGAGCACGCTGAAGACCGATCTTGCGGCCAGACTCGACGCGATCGACAAGGCGAACAAAGCAGCCGAAAAACCGGACCCGGCGATCACTGAAGCGACGAAAGCAGCTCGTCAAGCGCTCACCGACGTCGACGGCAGACTGAACACCATCAGCGGGAAGGTCACGTCCACCTCGGGCAAGCTCGGTCAGCTGTCCACCGGGTCGACCGCTGTGGCCGACGGCGCGGAGAAATTGGCGGGCGCTTCGGTCAAACTGTCCGACGGAATCAAAGAAGCCCGCACCGGATCGAACAAACTGGCTGATGGCGCGCGGAAAATGACCGTTGGGCTGGCGAAGCTCGACGACGGGGCACACAAATTGCACGACGGGACGGGTAAAGCCGTCCAGGGCGTGGAGAAACTCGACGAAGGAGCCCACAAACTGGGCGACGGTCTCAAGGGTGGCGTGAACAAGATCCCTGCCACCACACCTGAACAGCGCTCAGCTGCTGCGCAGGTCATGGGGGCACCGGTCGCGATCGAACGGGCTGCCGCAGCTGAAGCGGAGAACTACGGGGCGGGCCTGGCTCCTTTCTTCCTCGCTCTTTCCCTCTGGATCGGGGCCTACACCTTGTTCCTGGTGGTGCGTCCGGTCTCCCTGAGGGCCGTCGTCGCCAACCAGCCCGGGTGGCGGATCGCGTTCAGTGGATGGCTGACCCCGGCCTTGCTGGGCACCTGTCAGGCTGTCGCGGTCTTCCTGCTGATCGGCTGGGGGCTGGGCTTCAGGATGGACAAGCCGATCCCGACCGTGCTCTTCCTGATCGGGGTGTCCTGCGTTTATGTCGCCATCCTGCTGGCCCTGGCCTCCCGCTTCGGAGCGGTGGGTAAATTCGTCGGCCTGGTGTTCATGGTTCTACAGCTGGTCAGCGCAGGTGGAACCTTTCCCTGGCAGACGTTGCCCGAGCCCTTGCAGATCGTCCATCATCTGGCACCGATGAGTTACGCGGTCGAGGGATTGCGCCATCTGATGTACGGCGGCCCTCTGCACCGCATGCCGATGATCGTCGCCGTCCTCTTCGCCTACTGGCTGCTCGCCATGATCGCCACCCGGTGGGCGGCGCTGCGGCTACGGATCTGGACGGCCAGGCGGATCAAACCCGACCTCCAGCTGTGA
- a CDS encoding ABC transporter permease: MTLCPTGPSRWRRRRRDAAVLVARRTAIAVPVVIVVSLGVFLLSAFSPFDPLIAFLGDRVQNVSLEERRQMAESLGLNKSWWESWLIWVDALAHGDLGHSRVYRQPVADVFAERLPWTVLLSGVGIVAGLAISVVLGVRAGLRPGSWSDRIATTFAVLLGALPSYVVSLGAIMVFSLGLGLFPTGGLSRPGDPITAAGVALHLTLPAIVLGLSLVPWLLLSVRSSVHEAIRSEAVAGAVARGIPPRTVVRAHVLPVSLAPVVTLLGTRLPELVVGAVIVEEIFAWPGLAQATVSSAQQLDFALLSALTIATTLLVLLGSLLADAIYLFLDPRVTP; encoded by the coding sequence ATGACCCTCTGCCCGACCGGACCGTCCCGGTGGCGTCGACGCCGCCGGGACGCCGCCGTCCTCGTCGCCCGTCGCACCGCCATCGCCGTCCCCGTCGTCATCGTGGTTTCCCTCGGGGTCTTCCTCCTGTCGGCGTTCTCCCCGTTCGACCCGCTCATCGCCTTCCTCGGCGACCGGGTCCAAAATGTCAGCCTCGAAGAACGTCGACAGATGGCCGAATCCCTCGGGTTGAACAAGAGCTGGTGGGAGTCCTGGCTGATCTGGGTCGACGCGCTCGCCCACGGTGACCTCGGACATTCCCGGGTGTACCGACAGCCCGTCGCCGACGTCTTCGCCGAACGCCTTCCCTGGACGGTGCTGCTCTCCGGGGTCGGCATCGTGGCAGGCCTGGCGATCTCCGTGGTGCTGGGGGTCCGTGCAGGGCTGCGCCCCGGGTCGTGGAGCGACCGGATCGCCACCACCTTCGCGGTCCTGCTCGGCGCGCTGCCCTCCTACGTGGTCTCCCTCGGCGCGATCATGGTCTTCTCCCTCGGGCTGGGTCTTTTCCCCACCGGAGGGCTCAGCCGTCCGGGCGACCCGATCACCGCTGCGGGGGTCGCCCTGCATCTGACTCTCCCGGCCATCGTGCTCGGGCTCTCCCTGGTTCCCTGGCTGCTTCTCTCGGTGCGGTCGTCCGTGCACGAGGCGATCCGTTCCGAGGCCGTGGCCGGAGCCGTCGCCCGGGGCATCCCACCGCGGACCGTCGTACGCGCCCACGTCCTTCCGGTCTCCCTCGCACCCGTGGTGACCCTGTTGGGAACCCGGCTGCCCGAACTCGTCGTGGGAGCCGTCATCGTCGAGGAGATCTTCGCCTGGCCAGGCCTGGCACAGGCCACCGTTTCCTCCGCCCAGCAACTCGACTTCGCACTGTTGTCCGCGCTGACCATCGCGACCACACTGCTCGTCCTGCTCGGATCGCTGCTCGCCGATGCGATCTATCTCTTCCTCGATCCTCGGGTGACCCCATGA
- a CDS encoding ABC transporter ATP-binding protein, producing the protein MALVAKEIGLDGLHEPLLMPTSMIAEAGQITVVEGEIGPGSTTFALALAGRVKLSRGEVSWDENTAPALRRRKVALVNLPDVTEPDGGLHVRTVIGHELALAGQPSRRQDIARFLAERGALDLVKTRWEQAPHGSRTGWLAELAFMEEGVEAIVVTHPDRWGGDVEEWAIPLGELIAEDRVIVIVCTPSTARILGLEDTYHIGVSL; encoded by the coding sequence ATGGCATTAGTGGCCAAGGAGATCGGGCTCGACGGATTGCACGAACCCCTGCTGATGCCCACGAGCATGATCGCCGAGGCCGGACAGATCACCGTCGTCGAAGGCGAGATCGGACCCGGCAGCACCACCTTCGCCCTGGCTCTGGCCGGACGGGTCAAGCTCTCCCGGGGCGAGGTGTCCTGGGACGAGAACACCGCCCCGGCTCTGCGGCGGCGGAAGGTAGCCCTGGTCAACCTGCCGGATGTCACCGAACCCGACGGTGGCCTGCACGTACGCACCGTCATCGGACACGAGCTGGCTCTGGCCGGTCAGCCTTCCCGTAGGCAGGACATCGCCCGTTTTCTCGCCGAGCGAGGTGCTCTCGACCTGGTGAAGACCCGCTGGGAACAAGCCCCGCACGGCAGCCGCACCGGGTGGCTCGCCGAACTGGCCTTCATGGAGGAGGGTGTCGAAGCCATCGTCGTCACCCATCCGGACCGGTGGGGCGGCGACGTCGAGGAGTGGGCCATCCCCTTGGGCGAGTTGATCGCCGAGGACCGGGTCATCGTCATCGTCTGCACCCCCAGCACTGCCCGAATCCTGGGGCTCGAAGATACCTACCACATCGGAGTTTCCCTGTGA
- a CDS encoding ABC transporter substrate-binding protein: MSATRSRSRHRLALAVAITGSLLLVGCGAPNHPSSAAGKSLVIADSRDVSKYNPLDDHGEHGNSPIYDGLLQMEGENDTSPPTLKPALAEKLPETSEDGLTWTVSLRKGVVFSDDSTFDAEDVVATYRNLIDPKVAASSASDLAMLDSVEAVDPHTVKFTLKKPYAEFSSRMLFGIAPSEKLDGSPVDKSPLNSKPIGTGPYVLAESSAEKAVFTANTKHWRGKPTVEKLTYIRVTDDNTRAQRMAAGEIDGTVLPPTLAATLKNRDSLVHTSVRSVDFRSISLPKTSAFAQDPVARMAMNQAVDRQAMVDKILAGQGSPATIPVPAEMGDSHEPTATIAHDVAAAEKSLDAAGWIKGEDGIRAKDGQRAGFTLMYAAADTVRSQLAIAFAADMKKIGVDITLEGSTWDKIEPQLGKAGLVLGGGKHPTSIDSLLYNPLHRRDANTSSPYSNPGNYGSEALDTLLDSARHEQDPAARAQTYRAVQTEYVKDPGNVFLLTLRHTYVAKKGAVGAGKTILEPHVHDAGWGPRWNLGRAR, encoded by the coding sequence GTGTCAGCCACCCGTTCACGTTCGCGCCATCGCCTCGCCCTCGCCGTCGCCATCACCGGATCACTCCTGCTCGTCGGCTGCGGGGCCCCCAACCATCCAAGCTCCGCCGCCGGTAAATCCCTGGTCATCGCCGACTCCCGCGATGTCAGCAAGTACAACCCCCTCGACGACCACGGCGAACACGGCAACAGCCCCATCTACGACGGACTGCTCCAGATGGAAGGCGAGAACGACACCAGCCCACCTACGCTGAAACCCGCGCTGGCCGAGAAACTCCCCGAGACCTCCGAAGACGGACTCACCTGGACCGTCTCCCTCCGCAAAGGAGTGGTCTTCTCCGACGACAGCACCTTCGACGCCGAGGACGTCGTCGCCACCTACCGCAACCTGATCGACCCCAAGGTCGCCGCCTCCTCCGCCTCCGACCTGGCCATGCTGGACAGTGTCGAGGCCGTCGACCCGCACACCGTGAAGTTCACCCTGAAAAAGCCTTACGCCGAATTCAGCTCCCGGATGCTCTTCGGCATCGCCCCCTCGGAAAAACTCGACGGCAGCCCGGTCGACAAATCCCCCCTCAACAGCAAGCCCATCGGCACCGGCCCCTATGTCCTCGCCGAATCCTCAGCGGAGAAAGCCGTCTTCACCGCCAACACCAAGCATTGGCGCGGCAAGCCCACCGTGGAGAAGCTCACCTACATCCGAGTCACCGACGACAACACCCGTGCCCAGCGCATGGCCGCCGGTGAGATCGACGGCACCGTCCTTCCCCCCACACTGGCCGCCACCTTGAAGAACCGCGACAGCCTCGTCCACACCTCGGTGCGCTCGGTCGACTTCCGGTCCATCTCCCTGCCGAAGACCTCGGCCTTCGCCCAGGACCCCGTCGCCAGGATGGCCATGAACCAGGCGGTCGACCGCCAAGCCATGGTCGACAAGATCCTGGCCGGCCAAGGCTCTCCCGCCACCATTCCCGTACCCGCCGAGATGGGCGACTCCCACGAACCCACCGCGACCATCGCCCACGACGTCGCCGCCGCCGAGAAATCCCTCGACGCCGCAGGATGGATCAAGGGCGAGGACGGCATCCGCGCCAAGGACGGCCAACGCGCCGGATTCACCCTCATGTACGCCGCCGCCGACACCGTCCGCAGCCAGTTGGCCATCGCTTTCGCCGCCGACATGAAGAAGATCGGTGTCGACATCACCCTGGAAGGCAGCACCTGGGACAAGATCGAACCCCAGCTCGGCAAAGCAGGCCTCGTCCTCGGCGGCGGCAAACACCCCACCAGCATCGACTCCCTGCTGTACAACCCACTGCACCGGCGCGACGCCAACACCAGCTCCCCGTACAGCAACCCGGGGAACTACGGCAGCGAAGCCCTCGACACGCTCCTCGACAGCGCCCGCCACGAGCAGGACCCGGCCGCCCGCGCCCAGACCTACCGGGCGGTGCAGACCGAATACGTCAAGGACCCCGGCAACGTCTTCCTGCTCACCCTGCGACACACCTATGTCGCCAAGAAGGGAGCCGTCGGCGCCGGTAAGACCATCCTCGAACCACATGTCCACGATGCCGGATGGGGACCCCGCTGGAACCTCGGCAGAGCTCGATGA